A part of Aquaspirillum sp. LM1 genomic DNA contains:
- the mmuM gene encoding homocysteine S-methyltransferase yields the protein MTPSATNPIHTALTQFPLLILDGALATELERRGCDLNDALWSARVLLEAPELIRAVHTDYFAAGADVATTASYQASYQGFARRGLSAEQATACLQLSVQLAREARDAFWATHPEQHGLRPRPLVAASVGPFGAMRADGSEYVGHYGVDSATLKDFHRPRLAALLAAQPDVLACETLPCQQEALALAELLADEFPQARAWISFSCRDGAHTCQGERLADAVAALADYAQVVAVGVNCTAPGFIPELIAAAKAASDKPVLVYPNAGESYDPVHKCWHGCADPQAFAEAARQWQAQGARLIGGCCRTTPADIQALAAWARPGVR from the coding sequence ATGACCCCATCTGCCACCAACCCGATTCACACCGCCCTGACCCAATTCCCCCTGTTGATTCTCGATGGCGCGCTGGCCACCGAGCTGGAGCGGCGCGGCTGCGACCTGAACGATGCGCTGTGGTCGGCGCGGGTGTTGCTGGAAGCGCCCGAGCTGATCCGGGCAGTACACACCGACTACTTTGCCGCCGGTGCCGACGTGGCCACCACCGCCAGCTACCAGGCCAGTTACCAGGGGTTTGCCCGGCGCGGCTTAAGTGCCGAACAGGCGACGGCCTGCCTGCAGTTGTCGGTGCAATTGGCCCGCGAAGCGCGTGACGCGTTCTGGGCCACGCACCCCGAACAGCACGGCCTGCGCCCGCGTCCGCTGGTGGCCGCCTCGGTGGGGCCGTTTGGGGCAATGCGGGCGGATGGGTCGGAGTATGTGGGCCATTACGGCGTGGACAGCGCCACGCTGAAAGACTTTCACCGCCCGCGCCTGGCGGCCTTGCTGGCAGCGCAGCCGGATGTGCTGGCCTGCGAAACCTTGCCCTGCCAGCAGGAAGCGCTGGCGCTGGCCGAACTGCTGGCCGACGAATTTCCGCAAGCGCGGGCGTGGATCAGCTTCAGCTGCCGCGATGGCGCGCATACCTGCCAGGGCGAGCGGCTGGCCGACGCGGTGGCGGCGCTGGCGGATTATGCGCAGGTGGTGGCGGTCGGGGTGAATTGCACCGCACCAGGCTTTATCCCCGAGCTGATTGCCGCCGCCAAAGCCGCCAGTGACAAACCGGTGCTGGTGTACCCAAACGCCGGAGAAAGCTACGACCCGGTACATAAATGCTGGCATGGCTGCGCCGACCCGCAGGCCTTTGCCGAAGCTGCCCGCCAGTGGCAGGCGCAGGGCGCACGGCTGATTGGCGGCTGCTGCCGCACCACGCCGGCGGACATTCAGGCGCTGGCCGCCTGGGCCAGGCCCGGTGTGCGCTGA
- a CDS encoding methyl-accepting chemotaxis protein: protein MHITLLGVLGIHSVMVLAACGLLFAAGALASAWTLAGLGVIAGLGLLACVYPPLLRPLQRLRASLPASNAPARAMSEPWPLPGGVLNEAIESFNRERATLCRVLGGVRQHNIALSIQAAHIGKVIQDARDKALAQETLAEQIVGLTEQSQHEVGTIKASVGVIAGFSQTLADNASHTCSAVESADQRARAAVTVMDQFAHTLAQLQEDTSAIIGSVTEIRGISDQTNLLALNAAIEAARAGESGRGFAVVADEVRKLAERTHALALTVTDRVESIHRQSQHTADNTATIMHNMGDASSLLSEANQALAGLAQGSRQVNQEIGTIHAAMEVLASNHQDIHQHVSQMHQLAEHMAEVMQVSTKASGGLIASAEQVMRDLGRFELADGPFDQVVRQLYTCRATCEQMLDQLAASGCQLFDRQYQPIPGTNPQQYHTRYDRAFEQLFRPYFDQMTAQVTGCDLVVLLTGEETYPPTHISKYSQPPTDDPAHNLAFSRDKRFHRANPMLQRTCTDTGPFLFQAYVRDIGDIYALISVPVFHQGRHWGGLIFSLRHEALLNSGQGGRAQLTTPP, encoded by the coding sequence ATGCATATCACCTTGCTGGGGGTGCTTGGCATCCATAGCGTCATGGTCCTGGCTGCGTGCGGCCTGCTGTTTGCTGCTGGCGCGCTGGCGTCGGCGTGGACGCTGGCGGGGCTGGGGGTGATTGCCGGGCTGGGCCTGCTGGCCTGTGTGTATCCGCCGCTGTTGCGTCCGCTGCAACGGCTGCGTGCCAGCCTGCCGGCCAGCAATGCACCCGCGCGGGCGATGTCCGAACCGTGGCCGCTGCCGGGTGGGGTGCTGAACGAAGCCATTGAAAGCTTCAATCGCGAACGCGCCACCCTGTGCCGGGTATTGGGCGGGGTGCGCCAGCATAATATTGCCTTGTCGATTCAGGCCGCGCATATCGGCAAGGTGATTCAGGATGCCCGCGACAAGGCGCTGGCGCAGGAAACCCTGGCCGAACAGATTGTCGGCCTGACCGAGCAAAGCCAGCACGAGGTGGGCACGATCAAAGCCAGCGTGGGGGTGATTGCCGGCTTCAGCCAGACCTTGGCCGACAATGCCAGCCACACTTGTAGCGCAGTGGAAAGCGCCGACCAGCGCGCCCGTGCGGCGGTAACCGTCATGGACCAGTTTGCCCATACCCTGGCCCAATTGCAGGAAGACACCTCAGCGATTATTGGCAGCGTGACAGAAATACGCGGAATTTCCGACCAGACCAATCTGCTGGCGCTGAATGCGGCGATTGAAGCCGCGCGTGCTGGCGAGTCGGGCCGGGGGTTTGCCGTGGTGGCCGACGAAGTGCGCAAGCTGGCCGAGCGCACCCACGCGCTGGCGCTGACGGTGACCGACCGGGTGGAGTCGATTCATCGTCAGTCGCAGCACACCGCCGACAATACTGCCACCATCATGCACAACATGGGCGACGCCAGTAGCTTGCTCAGTGAAGCCAATCAGGCGCTGGCCGGGCTGGCGCAGGGCAGCCGCCAGGTCAACCAGGAAATCGGTACCATCCATGCCGCCATGGAAGTGCTGGCCAGCAATCATCAGGATATCCACCAGCATGTCAGCCAGATGCACCAGCTGGCTGAGCACATGGCCGAGGTAATGCAGGTCAGCACCAAGGCGTCTGGCGGGCTGATTGCCTCGGCTGAGCAGGTGATGCGCGATCTGGGCCGCTTTGAACTGGCTGACGGGCCGTTTGACCAGGTGGTGCGTCAGCTCTACACCTGCCGCGCCACCTGCGAGCAGATGCTCGACCAACTGGCGGCCTCGGGTTGCCAGTTGTTTGACCGTCAGTACCAGCCGATTCCCGGCACCAATCCACAGCAGTACCACACCCGCTACGACCGGGCATTTGAACAGCTGTTTCGCCCCTACTTTGACCAGATGACCGCCCAGGTAACCGGATGCGACCTGGTGGTGCTGCTGACCGGCGAAGAAACCTATCCGCCCACGCATATCAGCAAATATAGCCAGCCGCCCACCGACGACCCGGCGCACAATCTGGCCTTCAGCCGCGACAAGCGCTTTCACCGCGCCAACCCGATGCTGCAACGCACCTGCACCGATACCGGGCCATTCCTGTTTCAGGCCTATGTGCGCGATATTGGCGATATTTATGCGCTGATTTCCGTGCCGGTATTCCACCAGGGCCGGCACTGGGGCGGGCTGATTTTCAGCCTGCGCCATGAAGCGCTGCTGAACAGCGGCCAGGGTGGGCGGGCACAGCTTACAACACCACCATGA
- a CDS encoding IS630 family transposase (programmed frameshift): protein MPAIKYRVTLTDDEVEMLEAILRKGKCAARKQTRARILLKAAAGCKDTAIMEALAVSATMIHHTRQRCVEEGVEAALSDRPRPGKAPKLTDKQCAHVIATACTPPPAGHDHWTLRLLADKVVQLGYADSFSHETVRRLLKKHLLKPWQVQEWCIPEVGAEFVAPMEDLLDLYAEPYDPARPVICFDESPKQLIGEVREPIPPQPSAPARQDTEYKRNGVRNLMMICEPKRGWREVLIMQRRTKIDFAHAMRHIVECYPDAEVIRVVLDNLNTHKTASLYEAFQPEEARAIARKLEFHYTPKHGSWLNIAELELAVLSNMCLSQRIADEEMLRREVEANVRERNANAIPVKWKFSTQDARRKLARLYPRVST from the exons ATGCCCGCCATCAAGTATCGTGTCACGCTGACAGATGACGAAGTCGAAATGCTGGAAGCCATACTGCGCAAGGGCAAGTGCGCAGCGCGCAAGCAAACGCGGGCCAGGATACTGCTGAAGGCGGCAGCGGGCTGTAAGGATACGGCGATCATGGAAGCCCTGGCCGTGTCCGCCACCATGATCCACCACACCCGGCAACGATGTGTCGAAGAAGGCGTCGAAGCCGCGTTGAGCGATAGACCGCGTCCTGGAAAAGCGCCGAAATTGACGGATAAGCAATGCGCCCATGTGATTGCCACCGCCTGTACCCCACCTCCCGCCGGACATGACCACTGGACCTTGCGTCTGTTGGCCGACAAGGTCGTACAACTGGGATACGCCGATTCGTTCAGTCACGAAACGGTGCGTCGGCTTTTAAAAAAACACCT CTTAAAACCGTGGCAGGTGCAGGAGTGGTGTATTCCTGAGGTCGGCGCCGAATTTGTTGCGCCGATGGAAGATCTGCTTGATTTGTACGCAGAACCCTATGATCCGGCACGCCCGGTCATCTGCTTCGACGAAAGCCCGAAGCAACTGATTGGTGAGGTGCGTGAACCCATACCGCCACAACCCAGCGCGCCCGCTCGTCAGGATACTGAATACAAGCGCAACGGCGTGCGCAATCTGATGATGATCTGCGAACCGAAGCGGGGCTGGCGGGAGGTGCTGATCATGCAGCGCCGCACGAAGATCGACTTTGCTCACGCCATGCGGCACATCGTCGAATGCTACCCGGACGCCGAAGTGATTCGGGTTGTTCTGGACAACCTGAACACCCACAAAACAGCCTCTCTCTACGAAGCGTTTCAGCCAGAAGAAGCCCGCGCCATTGCCAGGAAGCTGGAGTTTCACTACACCCCCAAGCATGGCAGTTGGCTCAACATCGCTGAGCTTGAGCTGGCGGTGCTGTCTAACATGTGTTTGTCGCAACGTATCGCCGATGAAGAAATGCTGCGACGCGAGGTTGAGGCCAATGTGCGTGAACGCAACGCCAACGCCATCCCCGTCAAGTGGAAGTTCTCCACTCAGGATGCCCGGCGTAAGCTTGCTCGTCTTTATCCTCGCGTTTCAACGTGA
- a CDS encoding penicillin-binding protein 2: protein MAIVGATRHAPRPSPSVRLPPVRMRWVGLGLGLLFVALLGRAVYLQLVKQDFLQSQGAARYSRAIELEANRGVIADRNGEPLAISTPVQSIWASPADMEPVPADKINQLARLLEMDPAEVSRKLSDKRREFLYIKRQISPDLADAVMKLGIPGIAKQQEFRRFYPDGEMTAHVVGVTGVDGRGQEGLELAKEKMLAGKPGRRHVIKDRRGHIIEDIAAIERPRDGQTLSLSIDRKIQYLAFRELKAAVETFKAKAGGVVVLDAHTGEVLALANLPSFNPNNRQRLDPAMKRNRALTDLFEPGSTLKPFTVAKALDDGVVRTEQMFNTESYSIGPARIKDSHSHPQLAVWEIIQKSSNVGSSKIALMLPPQTLWQLFDDVGFGRVPQTGFPGEATGRVRPYKTWKPIEQATMSYGHGISLSLMQLARAYTIFTNDGVLMPVSFFRLDQAMPGKPVLKPDTARKMRDMLMTVTQPGGTAPRAQVLGFNVGGKTGTAHKQEGRGYAASKYISSFVGFAPATRPRLIVAVMIDEPQGQYYGGTVAGPVFSNVMAGSLRILGVEPDAPTNNTLIPLDNIPEVREET from the coding sequence ATGGCCATTGTTGGAGCCACCCGCCACGCCCCTCGCCCCAGCCCAAGCGTGCGCCTGCCACCCGTGCGCATGCGCTGGGTGGGCCTGGGTCTGGGCCTGTTGTTTGTTGCCTTGCTGGGGCGGGCGGTGTACCTGCAACTGGTAAAACAGGATTTCCTGCAAAGCCAGGGGGCCGCGCGCTACAGCCGGGCGATTGAACTGGAAGCCAACCGGGGGGTGATTGCCGACCGCAATGGCGAACCGCTGGCAATTTCCACCCCGGTGCAGTCTATCTGGGCCAGCCCGGCGGATATGGAGCCGGTGCCGGCAGACAAGATCAACCAGTTGGCCCGGCTGCTGGAAATGGACCCGGCAGAAGTGTCGCGCAAGCTGTCGGACAAGCGCCGCGAATTTTTGTACATCAAGCGCCAGATCAGCCCCGACCTGGCTGATGCGGTGATGAAGCTGGGCATTCCCGGCATTGCCAAGCAGCAGGAGTTCCGCCGCTTTTACCCAGACGGTGAAATGACCGCGCATGTGGTTGGCGTCACCGGGGTGGATGGCCGTGGCCAGGAAGGCCTGGAGCTGGCCAAGGAAAAAATGCTGGCCGGCAAGCCGGGCCGCCGCCATGTGATCAAGGACCGGCGCGGCCATATCATCGAAGACATTGCCGCCATCGAACGTCCGCGCGATGGCCAGACCCTGTCGCTGTCGATCGACCGCAAGATCCAGTATCTGGCGTTTCGCGAGCTGAAAGCGGCGGTGGAAACCTTCAAGGCCAAGGCCGGCGGCGTGGTGGTGCTGGATGCCCACACGGGCGAAGTGCTGGCGCTGGCCAATCTGCCCTCGTTCAACCCGAACAACCGCCAGCGGCTGGATCCGGCGATGAAGCGCAACCGGGCGCTGACCGACCTGTTTGAACCCGGCTCCACCCTCAAGCCATTCACCGTGGCCAAGGCGCTGGACGATGGCGTGGTGCGCACCGAGCAGATGTTCAATACCGAGAGCTACAGCATCGGCCCGGCGCGCATCAAGGACTCGCACAGCCACCCGCAACTGGCGGTATGGGAAATCATCCAGAAATCCAGCAACGTCGGCTCGTCCAAAATTGCCCTGATGCTGCCGCCGCAAACCCTGTGGCAGCTGTTTGACGATGTCGGCTTTGGCCGCGTGCCACAAACCGGCTTCCCTGGTGAAGCCACTGGTCGCGTGCGTCCGTATAAAACCTGGAAACCGATTGAACAGGCCACCATGAGCTACGGCCACGGCATTTCGCTCAGCCTGATGCAGTTGGCCCGTGCCTACACCATTTTCACCAACGATGGCGTGCTGATGCCGGTAAGCTTTTTCCGGCTGGATCAGGCCATGCCCGGCAAGCCGGTGCTCAAGCCAGACACTGCGCGCAAGATGCGCGACATGCTGATGACGGTCACCCAGCCAGGCGGCACCGCGCCGCGCGCCCAGGTGCTGGGCTTCAACGTGGGCGGCAAGACCGGCACCGCGCACAAGCAGGAAGGCCGTGGCTACGCCGCCAGCAAGTATATTTCCTCGTTTGTTGGCTTTGCCCCGGCCACCCGCCCCCGGCTGATTGTGGCGGTGATGATTGACGAGCCGCAGGGCCAGTACTACGGCGGCACGGTGGCCGGCCCGGTGTTCAGCAATGTGATGGCCGGCAGCCTGCGCATTCTGGGCGTCGAGCCTGACGCACCAACCAATAACACCCTGATTCCGCTGGACAATATTCCAGAAGTGCGGGAAGAGACATGA
- the gatB gene encoding Asp-tRNA(Asn)/Glu-tRNA(Gln) amidotransferase subunit GatB produces MKWEVVIGLEVHTQLSTQSKIFSGSSTAFGAAPNTQASAVDIALPGVLPVMNRAAVDKAIRFGLAIGAKVNRTSIFARKNYFYPDLPKGYQISQFELPVVEGGQISILVGDGEKTINLTRAHLEEDAGKSLHEDFHGMTGIDLNRAGTPLLEIVSEPEMRSATEAVAYARALYTLVTWLGICDGNMQEGSFRVDANVSIRPFGQAEFGTRREIKNLNSFRFLEQAINAEIQYQIDLIEDGGKVQQATVLFDPDSGETRAMRSKEDAHDYRYFPDPDLLPLVIRDEEVEAIRADMPELPGEMKQRFVDSFGVSAYDAGLLTQSLALARYFEAAAQASQGQGKLVANWVNGEIAARLNREEKSIADCPLSAQRLAGLVVRIADNTLSNKLAKQVFDALWDSELDADAIIERDGLKQVSDSGAIEKLVDEAIAANPKAVEEFRAGKEKALNALAGQVMKASKGKANPAQVQEILRQKLAG; encoded by the coding sequence ATGAAATGGGAAGTCGTGATTGGTCTGGAAGTGCATACCCAGCTTTCCACCCAGTCGAAAATCTTTTCTGGCAGCAGCACCGCGTTTGGTGCTGCGCCCAACACCCAGGCCAGCGCAGTGGACATCGCCCTGCCTGGCGTGTTGCCGGTGATGAACCGTGCCGCCGTGGACAAGGCCATCCGCTTTGGCCTGGCCATCGGTGCCAAGGTTAACCGCACCTCGATCTTTGCCCGCAAGAATTACTTTTACCCTGACCTGCCCAAGGGCTACCAGATCAGCCAGTTCGAGCTGCCGGTGGTGGAAGGCGGCCAGATCAGCATTCTGGTGGGCGATGGCGAAAAAACCATCAACCTCACCCGCGCCCATCTGGAAGAAGACGCCGGCAAGAGCCTGCATGAAGACTTCCATGGCATGACCGGCATCGACCTTAACCGTGCCGGCACGCCGCTGCTGGAAATTGTGTCCGAGCCGGAAATGCGCTCGGCCACCGAAGCCGTGGCCTATGCCCGCGCACTGTATACGCTGGTGACCTGGCTGGGCATCTGTGACGGCAATATGCAGGAAGGCAGCTTCCGGGTGGACGCCAATGTGTCGATTCGCCCGTTTGGCCAGGCCGAATTTGGCACCCGCCGCGAAATCAAGAACCTGAACTCCTTCCGCTTTCTGGAACAGGCAATCAACGCGGAAATCCAGTATCAGATCGACCTGATCGAGGACGGCGGCAAGGTGCAGCAGGCCACGGTGCTGTTCGACCCGGACAGCGGCGAAACCCGCGCCATGCGCAGCAAGGAAGACGCCCACGACTACCGCTACTTCCCCGATCCAGACCTGCTGCCGCTGGTGATCCGCGATGAAGAAGTGGAGGCGATTCGCGCCGACATGCCGGAACTGCCGGGCGAAATGAAGCAGCGCTTTGTCGATAGCTTTGGCGTCTCCGCCTACGACGCCGGCCTGCTGACGCAATCGCTGGCGCTGGCGCGCTACTTTGAAGCTGCCGCCCAGGCCAGCCAGGGTCAAGGCAAGCTGGTGGCCAACTGGGTGAATGGTGAAATTGCCGCCCGGCTGAACCGCGAAGAAAAATCCATCGCCGACTGCCCGCTGTCAGCCCAGCGCCTGGCCGGGCTGGTGGTGCGGATTGCCGACAACACCTTGTCCAACAAGCTGGCCAAGCAGGTGTTTGACGCGCTGTGGGACAGCGAGCTGGACGCCGATGCCATCATCGAACGCGACGGCCTCAAGCAGGTGTCGGACAGCGGCGCGATTGAAAAACTGGTGGACGAAGCCATCGCCGCCAACCCCAAGGCCGTGGAAGAATTCCGCGCCGGCAAGGAAAAGGCGCTGAACGCGCTGGCCGGTCAGGTGATGAAGGCCAGCAAGGGCAAGGCTAATCCGGCGCAGGTGCAGGAGATTCTGAGGCAGAAGCTGGCGGGCTGA
- the mraZ gene encoding division/cell wall cluster transcriptional repressor MraZ, with protein sequence MFGGVSTLSLDNKGRLALPVRHREPLLADGNGRLVVTLDSPRFLLVYPEKNWLPVMEKLAALPVTQPAVRAYARLLLGNAETLEIDAAGRVLLPARLRQKTGLNKNVALVGMGHRFELWDAEAFEAETNAALALPAQALTELGALSL encoded by the coding sequence ATGTTTGGAGGAGTCAGCACGCTGTCGCTCGATAATAAAGGTCGCCTGGCCCTGCCGGTCCGGCACCGCGAGCCGCTGCTGGCCGACGGAAATGGCCGCTTGGTGGTCACCCTGGACTCCCCCAGATTTTTGCTTGTCTACCCGGAAAAGAACTGGCTTCCTGTGATGGAAAAACTCGCGGCGCTGCCCGTGACCCAACCCGCCGTGCGGGCGTATGCCCGCTTATTGCTTGGCAATGCTGAAACCCTGGAAATCGACGCTGCCGGGCGGGTGCTGCTGCCTGCTCGCCTGCGGCAAAAAACCGGTCTGAACAAAAACGTGGCGCTGGTGGGCATGGGGCATCGCTTTGAACTGTGGGACGCCGAGGCCTTCGAGGCCGAAACCAACGCCGCACTGGCCTTGCCTGCCCAGGCGCTCACCGAACTGGGAGCGCTGTCACTGTGA
- the ftsL gene encoding cell division protein FtsL — MRHRFNTVLLVALIVCALGVITSQHLARKLYSELEKEQKFTHQLEVEFGKLQLEQSTWAAHSLIERAATERLSMHTPDPREVQVVQAGAASRSR, encoded by the coding sequence GTGAGACACCGCTTCAACACCGTGCTGCTGGTGGCACTGATTGTCTGCGCGCTGGGGGTCATTACCTCGCAGCATCTGGCACGCAAGCTGTACAGCGAGCTGGAAAAAGAACAGAAATTCACCCATCAGCTGGAAGTGGAGTTTGGCAAGCTGCAGCTGGAACAAAGCACTTGGGCGGCGCACTCGCTGATTGAACGCGCCGCCACCGAACGTCTGTCGATGCACACCCCTGACCCGCGTGAAGTGCAGGTGGTGCAAGCTGGCGCTGCCAGCCGGAGTCGCTGA
- a CDS encoding IS630 family transposase: MKPWQVQEWCIPEVGAEFVAPMEDLLDLYAEPYDPARPVVCFDESPKQLIGEVREPMPPQPGAPARQDTEYQRNGVRNLMMICEPKRDWREVLIMQRRTKIDFAHAMRYIVEYYPDAEVIRVVLDNLNTHKTASLYEAFKPEEAHAIARKLEFHYTPSSQSP, from the coding sequence TTGAAACCGTGGCAGGTGCAGGAGTGGTGTATTCCTGAGGTCGGCGCTGAATTTGTTGCGCCGATGGAAGACTTGCTTGATCTGTACGCAGAACCCTACGATCCAGCGCGCCCGGTCGTCTGCTTCGACGAAAGTCCGAAGCAGCTGATTGGTGAGGTGCGCGAACCCATGCCGCCACAACCTGGCGCGCCCGCTCGGCAGGACACTGAATATCAGCGCAACGGCGTGCGCAATCTGATGATGATCTGCGAACCGAAGCGGGACTGGCGGGAGGTGCTGATCATGCAGCGCCGCACGAAGATCGACTTTGCTCACGCCATGCGGTACATCGTCGAATACTACCCGGACGCCGAAGTGATTCGGGTCGTCCTCGACAACCTGAACACCCACAAAACAGCCTCCCTCTACGAAGCGTTTAAGCCAGAAGAAGCCCACGCCATTGCCAGGAAGCTGGAGTTTCACTACACCCCTAGTAGCCAGTCACCATGA
- the rsmH gene encoding 16S rRNA (cytosine(1402)-N(4))-methyltransferase RsmH gives MNPATLIHRTVLLAEAVDGLSVKPDGVYVDCTFGRGGHSRRILAQLGPTGRLIAFDKDPAAIASAQALADPRFQIVHDGFVCFTQALDALGVSKVDGVLMDLGISSPQIDEAERGFSFRFDAPLDMRMDTTRGLTAAQWLAQADEADIREVIKTYGEERFAKSIAAAIIATRAESPITRTGELARLVAQNVRTREPGQDPATRTFQAIRIYLNRELEELSATLPQIIARLRTGGRISVISFHSLEDRIVKNFLRDAATADTLPSWVLVRAADIPQAPLRLVGKAIRASADEVRDNPRARSAIMRVAERTEGEWKGLA, from the coding sequence GTGAACCCAGCCACCCTGATTCACCGCACGGTACTGCTGGCCGAAGCGGTTGACGGCCTGTCGGTCAAACCCGATGGCGTTTATGTGGATTGCACCTTTGGCCGTGGCGGCCATAGCCGGCGCATTCTGGCGCAGCTTGGCCCGACAGGCCGGCTGATTGCCTTTGACAAAGACCCCGCCGCCATTGCCTCGGCGCAGGCGCTGGCCGACCCGCGTTTTCAGATTGTCCATGACGGTTTTGTCTGTTTCACCCAGGCGCTGGATGCGCTGGGCGTGAGCAAAGTGGACGGCGTATTGATGGATCTGGGGATCTCCTCGCCGCAGATCGACGAAGCCGAACGCGGCTTCAGCTTCCGCTTTGACGCCCCGCTGGACATGCGCATGGACACCACCCGTGGCCTGACCGCCGCACAATGGCTGGCCCAGGCCGACGAGGCCGATATCCGAGAAGTGATCAAAACCTATGGCGAAGAGCGGTTTGCTAAATCGATTGCAGCAGCGATTATTGCGACGCGGGCAGAGTCCCCGATTACGCGCACGGGCGAGCTCGCCCGCCTTGTTGCGCAAAACGTCCGCACTCGTGAGCCCGGCCAGGACCCGGCCACCCGCACCTTTCAGGCTATTCGGATTTACCTCAATCGTGAACTCGAAGAACTGAGCGCCACCCTGCCGCAAATCATTGCCCGGCTGCGCACGGGGGGACGGATTTCGGTCATCAGCTTTCATTCGCTGGAAGACCGCATCGTCAAGAACTTCCTGCGCGACGCCGCCACTGCCGACACCCTGCCGTCGTGGGTGCTGGTGCGCGCGGCAGACATTCCGCAAGCACCGCTGCGCCTGGTGGGCAAGGCCATTCGCGCCAGCGCCGACGAAGTGCGCGACAACCCGCGTGCGCGCAGCGCCATCATGCGGGTGGCCGAGCGCACCGAAGGCGAGTGGAAGGGGTTGGCGTGA